In Triticum urartu cultivar G1812 chromosome 6, Tu2.1, whole genome shotgun sequence, the following proteins share a genomic window:
- the LOC125515578 gene encoding F-box/FBD/LRR-repeat protein At3g52680-like yields the protein MGKGSRDDMLSALPDDILVNILDRLNVPEAARTSILARRWGQLCGKLSRLIISVQDFLPEGVLHSNVSVDELVRTNAAVVQATESILARRNPGEHTIRLLSTTFYLRDDAPLSIGRAVGHAMATHLVEVAKFSVRTGTDDIAEIDNDELVTCGRKFMVFFDACSNAFVGLTSLELQNLRFGESDISSILVSCKRLKHLHLYNCDSGEHSTLQVEHAHLNELCITQCRLTHVKLSWLPQLTLLVFDGWIDFDDPLFIGHVPLLTSVSLTNVALSFNKMFKLSEFLSSTSVQNLKLGFRSEKIWVQPECPTQSLASVFCQLRFVNLVNLPEGYDLTWTMFILEAAPLLKDLYITVWDHACSMEMDEKRKKKLYSEDKGVEWDSATADFQHRSLVTLVICGFESEDYFVNYVRRVMAAAVNLEDVFLYSRLLCANCKDEKQVRFPWTKRQRISLKKRITVGIESFAIIHSNKMVRDDHQAKILYPECSRFDTSC from the exons ATGGGG AAAGGCAGTAGAGATGATATGCTCAGCGCATTGCCTGACGACATTCTGGTCAACATTCTTGACCGACTCAATGTCCCTGAGGCTGCAAGAACCAGCATCCTGGCCAGACGGTGGGGTCAGCTTTGCGGCAAGCTGTCTCGGCTTATAATAAGCGTGCAGGACTTCCTCCCCGAGGGTGTGTTACACAGCAACGTCTCTGTTGATGAATTGGTCCGGACCAATGCGGCTGTGGTCCAAGCGACAGAGAGCATACTGGCACGCAGAAATCCAGGTGAACACACCATCCGCCTACTATCTACGACATTCTACTTGAGAGATGATGCCCCCCTATCCATCGGACGTGCTGTTGGTCATGCCATGGCGACGCACTTGGTTGAGGTTGCCAAATTCAGTGTTAGGACAGGGACGGATGACATTGCTGAAATAGACAATGATGAACTTGTAACCTGTGGGAGAAAATTCATGGTGTTCTTTGATGCTTGTTCAAATGCATTTGTTGGTCTCACTAGCCTTGAACTACAGAATTTGAGATTTGGTGAATCGGACATATCCAGCATCCTAGTCTCCTGCAAGCGGTTGAAGCATCTGCACTTGTACAATTGTGACTCTGGTGAACACAGCACACTCCAAGTTGAACATGCTCATCTCAATGAGCTTTGTATCACCCAGTGTCGTCTCACACATGTTAAGCTGAGCTGGCTCCCTCAACTCACACTGTTGGTCTTTGATGGTTGGATAGATTTTGATGATCCACTATTTATTGGTCATGTCCCATTGCTCACGTCTGTAAGCCTCACAAACGTTGCCCTTAGTTTCAACAAAATGTTCAAGTTAAGTGAGTTTCTTAGCAGTACCTCTGTACAAAATCTGAAGTTGGGATTTAGATCCGAAAAG ATTTGGGTTCAGCCAGAATGTCCAACTCAAAGTCTGGCATCTGTCTTTTGCCAGCTAAGATTTGTGAATCTGGTTAATCTTCCTGAAGGGTATGATCTCACCTGGACAATGTTTATTCTTGAAGCTGCACCCTTACTGAAGGATCTATACATCACA GTATGGGATCATGCGTGTTCAATGGAGATGGATGAGAAGAGGaaaaaaaaattatatagtgAGGACAAGGGTGTAGAGTGGGACTCGGCCACAGCTGATTTCCAACACCGCAGTTTGGTTACACTTGTCATCTGTGGCTTTGAATCTGAAGATTACTTTGTGAATTATGTCAGACGTGTTATGGCAGCGGCCGTGAATCTAGAGGATGTGTTCCTGTATAGTAGGTTGTTGTGTGCTAACTGCAAAGACGAAAAGCAGGTCAGGTTCCCCTGGACTAAAAGGCAGAGGATTTCATTGAAGAAGAGAATAACTGTGGGGATTGAGTCCTTTGCCATAATTCACTCCAACAAGATGGTAAGGGATGATCATCAAGCAAAAATTCTGTACCCGGAGTGCTCACGGTTTGACACAAGTTGCTGA